In the genome of Neodiprion pinetum isolate iyNeoPine1 chromosome 2, iyNeoPine1.2, whole genome shotgun sequence, one region contains:
- the LOC124213220 gene encoding kinesin-like protein KIF13A isoform X9 → MSSTDKIKVAVRVRPFNRREIELGTQCVVEMTKDQTILQHPTSLQDKIDRNKPKTFAFDHCFFSLEPGSDLFASQEVVFNALGRDILDNAFQGYNACIFAYGQTGSGKSYTMMGSGDNKGIIPRLCDNLFDMIAKQQSSELSYKVEVSYMEIYNEKVHDLLDPKQNKQSLKVREHNVLGPYVDGLSQLAVTAFQDIDNLMAEGNKSRTVAATNMNSESSRSHAVFSVILTQTLTDNKSGVSGEKVSRMSLVDLAGSERAVKTGAVGDRLKEGSNINKSLTTLGLVISKLADQSSSSKNKDKFVPYRDSVLTWLLKDNLGGNSKTVMVATISPAADNYEETLSTLRYADRAKKIVNHAVVNEDPNARIIRELRQEVEALKEMLLHATGHGSVVGQQRTDITEKLSESERLMKAMSQTWEEKLVKTEKLQHERQQALEKMGISVQASGIQVEKSKYYLVNLNADPSLNELLVYYLKERTLVGGRSAAIPQDIQLHGLGIQPEHCVITIEESGLYMTPLTGARCFINGSQVTDRTPLHHGDRIVWGNHHFFRVNCPRSATAVSSEPQTPAQTIDYNFAREELMLNELSNDPIQTAIARLEKQHEEDKQVALEKQRQEYERQFQQLRNILSPSTPYSPYVPYDPLRGSQGGKLPACTPTTQMRVEKWAQERDEMFKRSLGQLKADILRANSLVQEANFLAEEMDKQTKFSVTLQIPPNNLSPNRRRGAFVSEPAILVKRMNMGSQVWSMEKLENKLVDMRDMYEDRKDSYNNQRLPIIKDELPGKTQDPFYESQENHNLIGVANIFLEVLFHDVRLDYHTPIISQQGEVAGRLQVEISRTSGQFPQDRICEAASDASSGDSASSEQEDYSESSHITCRITIKQASGLPLSLSHFVFCQYIFWGHPEPIVVPPVVNPELPATHLVPGQRDSLAFKFEHTKDFTIPITDEFLEHCSEGALSIEVWGHRSTGFSRSKPGWEVEQQQLAKARSLADRWAELTRKIELWVEIQELNEQGEYTPIEVVSKPDMLTGGVYQLRQGQQRRIQVRVKPVQNSGTLPIICQSILNVAVGSVSVRNRLQKPLDSYQEEDLSVLREKWSEALMRRRQYLDQHITKLIDKQDKTEQDVEREQSLLDQWVSLTEERNAVLVPTPGSGIPGAPADWIPPPGMEPHIPVLFLDLNADDLSTHQSGEEVSVTGLNSILPKEHGNKFYNLPIIRHLEKDVCAIAAWDSSIHDSVNLNRVTEANERVYLILKTTVRLSHPAPMDLVLRKRLALNIYKRQSITDRFFKRIVRTDGLSQSGVTYEVVSNIPKASEELEDRESLAQIAASGEDSNLSDGETYIEKYTRGVSAVESILTLDRLRQSVAVKELLQAQGQPLMRKTASVPNFSQVLQPLRRLRLTIMRFDTSMDSLVNVTRSESVTDLNSELNGLPYPRRPSTGHIRNDDSNFLPTPPKPYGIARPTFLNLNLNLNSLTRLQQSTSAKSSPNIVAGKLGLRMTTLHEETSNAANQPATPTPIYSPSREDDADKSDTGYSEYEAYQPSTKPIKPLTTSRTLDSLVELQSTKINTPSMSSSGYGSQAVSSTNLTSEDSISIKSISVDETPDLEYRNLLDYKRTDKMDSSLVEETPEEHSEDLNTTLGGISVGQNDDGHATELTRDCLDQNQDTYMEDANENVVELERDNNDNTMNKANTEQSSEAMANQDREEKNDNDKKVEIEVSHASNSDNDSPADGTSVVRSKLTPGKVVRRRKTSGGNARPTSYQHRASFPMVRPQLSESKAAARLEQSLQPGMPYENGDNSSSERIDVDDTSDKSSAFGSRPDLTRIETPLPDWVIVGESVLVRPYSSSGVIAYVGATEFASGNWIGVELDAPTGKNDGTVQGHRYFTCRPKYGIFVKVDKLIQDRRGRALRSYTKQETTPPPSASMRRSASRGEGLHSLHRSRSRGEGLSTVGMRSSPRSK, encoded by the exons GAACAAACCGAAAACTTTTGCTTTTGATCACTGTTTCTTCTCGCTGGAACCAGGCTCTGATCTTTTTGCTAGTCAAGAAGTCGTTTTTAATGCGTTGGGTCGGGACATCCTTGACAACGCGTTTCAGGGCTACAACGCGTGCATTTTTGCATATGGACAAACTG GTTCAGGGAAATCTTATACAATGATGGGTAGCGGGGACAACAAGGGTATTATTCCCAGGCTGTGCGACAATCTTTTCGACATGATTGCGAAACAGCAAAGTTCCGAACTGAGTTACAAAGTTGAAGTTTCTTACATGGAAATATACAACGAAAAAGTGCACGACTTGTTGGACCCCAAACAAAATAAACAGTCGCTCAAAGTCAGAGAACACAACGTTTTAGGACCGTACGTCGACGGGCTGAGTCAACTTGCCGTTACAGCCTTTCag GACATAGACAATCTAATGGCGGAAGGAAATAAATCTCGAACAGTAGCAGCGACGAATATGAATTCCGAAAGTTCTCGCTCGCACGCAGTGTTCTCTGTAATACTAACTCAGACTCTGACCGACAACAAGAGCGGAGTAAGTGGGGAAAAAGTTTCTCGCATGTCGCTCGTAGATCTGGCGGGCAGTGAAAGAGCCGTCAAAACTGGTGCCGTAGGCGATAGGCTTAAGGAAGGAAGCAATATTAACAA GTCACTAACCACACTAGGCCTAGTAATATCAAAACTAGCTGATCAGAGCTCAAGCAGCAAGAATAAGGACAAGTTTGTACCTTACAGAGACTCGGTACTTACATGGTTACTTAAG GACAATCTCGGAGGAAATAGTAAGACTGTGATGGTTGCAACAATCTCACCTGCAGCTGACAACTACGAGGAGACATTGTCAACGCTGAGATACGCGGATAGGGCTAAGAAAATAGTGAACCATGCTGTTGTCAATGAGGATCCAAATGCCAGAATAATCAGGGAACTTAGACAGGAGGTTGAAGCATTGAAGGAAATGCTGCTGCACGCTACG gGTCACGGATCCGTCGTCGGTCAGCAGCGTACCGATATAACTGAAAAATTGTCCGAGTCTGAGCGTCTGATGAAGGCGATGTCCCAGACGTGGGAAGAGAAGTTGGTTAAGACTGAGAAACTACAGCACGAAAGGCAGCAGGCTCTCGAAAAAATGGGAATCAGCGTACAGGCATCGGGGATTCAAGTTGAGAAAAGCAAATATTATTTAGTAAACCTCAACGCCGATCCCAGCTTGAACGAGTTGCTGGTATACTACCTCAAG GAACGAACATTAGTCGGCGGTAGATCAGCAGCAATACCTCAAGACATTCAACTTCACGGATTGGGAATTCAGCCTGAACACTGTGTCATAACTATCGAAGAGTCAGGCCTTTACATGACCCCGTTGACCGGGGCTAGATGTTTCATAAATGGCAGTCAGGTTACCGATAGAACTCCGTTGCATCATGGCGATAGAATCGTCTGGGGAAATCATCATTTCTTCAGAGTAAACTGTCCCAGAAGCGCTACAG CTGTTAGCAGTGAGCCTCAAACACCAGCGCAGACTATAGACTATAATTTTGCCCGAGAAGAACTTATGCTGAACGAATTGTCTAACGATCCAATCCAAACCGCGATTGCCAGACTTGAAAAACAGCACGAAGAAGATAAGCag GTCGCTCTGGAGAAGCAGCGGCAAGAATACGAGCGGCAATTCCAACAGCTTCGTAACATTCTGTCACCATCAACACCATATTCGCCTTATGTTCCCTATGATCCGCTACGTGGAAGTCAAGGCGGCAAGTTGCCAGCTTGCACTCCAACTACGCAGATGCGGGTCGAAAAGTGGGCTCAGGAACGTGATGAAATGTTCAAGCGCAGTCTTGGCCAGTTGAAAGCTGACATCCTGAGAGCAAACTCGTTGGTACAAGAGGCGAACTTCTTGGCTGAAGAAATGGATAAACAAACAAAGTTCAGCGTCACCTTGCAGATACCCCCGAACAATTTGAGCCCCAACAGAAGG CGGGGGGCGTTCGTCAGCGAGCCGGCGATACTGGTGAAGCGAATGAATATGGGGAGTCAAGTTTGGTCTATGGAGAAGTTGGAGAACAAGCTTGTGGATATGCGTGACATGTACGAAGATAGAAAAGACTCATATAATAATCAGCGACTGCCGATCATCAAG GATGAACTGCCGGGTAAAACTCAGGACCCGTTTTATGAGTCCCAGGAGAATCACAACCTCATAGGAGTAGCAAATATATTCCTGGAAGTTCTCTTTCACGACGTGAGACTCGATTATCACACACCAATCATCAGCCAGCAGGGCGAAGTCGCTGGTCGACTTCAGGTCGAGATCAGTCGAACGTCCGGACAATTTCCTCAAGATCGAATCTGCGAGGCAGCTTCGGACGCTTCGTCTGGTGACTCAGCGTCTTCCGAGCAGGAGGACTATTCAGAATCGAGTCACATTACGTGCAGAATAACTATCAAACAAGCTAGTGGCCTGCCGCTCTCCCTCAGCCATTTTGTATTCTGTCAGTACATTTTTTGGGGACATCCTGAGCCCATCGTCGTCCCGCCCGTCGTCAACCCCGAATTACCGGCTACTCATTTAGTTCCCGGGCAGAGAGACTCCCTCGCCTTCAAATTTGAACACACCAAAGACTTCACAATTCCCATCACTGACGAGTTTCTGGAACACTGTTCGG AAGGAGCTTTGAGCATAGAAGTATGGGGTCACAGAAGCACCGGGTTCTCGCGAAGTAAGCCAGGCTGGGAAGTGGAGCAGCAACAGTTGGCTAAGGCAAGATCGCTAGCCGATCGGTGGGCGGAATTGACTAGGAAGATCGAGCTCTGGGTCGAGATACAGGAGCTGAATGAGCAGGGAGAATACACGCCAATCGAAGTCGTCAGCAAGCCTGATATGCTGACAG GCGGTGTTTACCAACTCCGGCAAGGACAGCAGCGGCGAATTCAAGTCCGCGTAAAACCGGTTCAGAACTCCGGCACACTGCCGATTATTTGTCAATCGATTTTGAACGTCGCTGTCGGCTCCGTTTCGGTCAGAAACCGTCTTCAAAAACCTTTGGACAGCTACCAAGAGGAAGATCTCAGCGTTCTCCGGGAAAAGTGGAGCGAAGCTTTGATGCGAAGGAGGCAGTATTTGGATCAGCACATCACAAAGCTCATTGACAAGCAAG ATAAGACAGAACAGGACGTTGAGAGAGAACAGAGTCTTCTCGATCAGTGGGTCAGCCTCACAGAAGAACGGAATGCGGTCCTCGTCCCAACTCCTGGATCAGGAATTCCTGGTGCCCCGGCCGACTGGATCCCTCCACCAGGCATGGAGCCACACATTCCTGTACTCTTCCTCGATCTAAATG CCGATGATCTATCAACGCATCAGTCAGGAGAAGAAGTCTCCGTTACCGGATTGAACTCTATACTGCCAAAAGAGCATGGGAACAAGTTTTATAATCTGCCGATTATACGACATCTGGAAAAAGATGTGTGTGCTATAGCCGCCTGGGACTCTAGTATACACGATAGTGTCAACTTGAATCGAGTCACTGAAG cAAACGAAAGAGTTTACTTGATCTTGAAGACGACTGTTCGTCTGTCACACCCAGCGCCGATGGATTTGGTGCTACGAAAGCGACTAGCACTAAACATCTACAAACGGCAAAGTATTACAgacagattttttaaacgGATAGTTCGAACAGATGGGTTATCGCAAAGCGGCGTGACTTATGAAGTCGTATCAAACATACCAAAGGCTAGTGAAGAACTTGAGGATCGTGAAAGTCTTGCTCAAATCGCAGCAAGTGGCGAGGACAGCAATTTGTCTGATGGTGAAACTTACATCG AGAAATATACGCGAGGTGTTTCTGCTGTCGAGAGCATATTGACCTTGGATCGCTTGAGGCAGAGCGTCGCGGTCAAGGAACTCCTTCAGGCACAGGGACAGCCTTTGATGCGCAAAACAGCAAGCGTACCAAACTTCTCCCAGGTACTACAGCCCCTTCGACGTCTCAGACTCACC ATCATGAGATTTGATACGTCGATGGATTCACTGGTGAACGTTACTCGTTCGGAGAGTGTAACAGACCTAAATTCCGAACTAAACGGGCTGCCTTATCCACGGAGGCCGTCAACGGGTCACATCAGAAATGACGACAGTAATTTTTTACCTACACCGCCGAAGCCGTATGGAATCG CGAGACCAACATTCCTGAATTTGAACCTGAATCTCAACTCACTGACACGTCTGCAACAGTCCACCTCTGCCAAGT CATCGCCGAACATCGTCGCAGGAAAACTTGGCCTCAGGATGACTACCCTTCACGAAGAAACGTCAAATGCTGCTAACCAACCAGCTACTCCAACTCCAATTTACTCGCCGTCGCGAGAAGACGATGCTGACAAGAGCGACACCGGTTACTCAGAATATGAGGCGTACCAA CCATCGACGAAGCCAATTAAGCCATTAACGACATCGCGGACGTTGGATTCTCTTGTCGAGCTTCAATCAACAAAGATAAACACACCAAGTATGAGCAGCAGTGGATACGGTTCCCAAGCAGTTTCGTCGACAAATTTAACATCAGAAGATTCGATATCCATAAAATCAATCAGCGTTGATGAGACTCCAGATTTGGAATACCGTAACCTCCTGGATTACAAAAGGACAGACAAGATGGACAGCTCTTTGGTCGAAGAGACACCTGAGGAGCATTCAGAGGACCTGAATACAACACTCGGTGGTATCAGTGTTGGCCAAAACGACGACGGCCATGCGACAG AATTGACTAGGGATTGCTTGGACCAAAATCAAGACACCTACATGGAAGATGCGAACGAAAACGTCGTTGAACTTGAAAGGGATAACAATGACAACACGATGAACAAAGCCAACACCGAACAGAGCAGTGAAGCTATGGCGAATCAGGATcgagaagagaaaaacgaCAATGATAAGAAAGTTGAAATCGAAGTCAGCCATGCTTCGAACTCCGACAATGATAGTCCTGCTGATGGAACCTCAGTTGTTCGCTCAAAATTAACCCCTGGCAAA GTTGTCAGAAGGAGAAAAACTTCCGGTGGTAATGCAAGGCCTACTAGCTATCAACATCGAGCATCGTTTCCAATGGTCCGTCCCCAGTTATCGGAAAGCAAGGCGGCTGCTCGTTTGGAACAGTCTTTACAACCTGGAATGCCTTATGAAAATGGGGACAACAGTTCTTCGGAAAGAATTGACG TAGATGATACAAGCGACAAAAGTTCAGCGTTTGGGTCCCGGCCTGATCTGACGAGAATCGAGACTCCGTTGCCCGATTGGGTGATCGTTGGTGAATCGGTTTTGGTGCGCCCCTACAGCTCCTCCGGTGTCATAGCATATGTTGGCGCTACGGAATTCGCCTCTGGAAACTGGATCGGTGTTGAATTGGATGCTCCGACAG ggAAAAATGATGGCACTGTACAAGGCCACAGGTATTTCACGTGCCGACCGAAATATGGGATATTCGTTAAAGTTGACAAACTGATTCAGGACAGACGAGGCAGGGCTTTGCGGTCCTACACCAAACAGGAAACAACCCCGCCACCAAGTGCGTCAATGCGCAGGAGTGCCAGCAGAG